A region from the uncultured Holophaga sp. genome encodes:
- the ilvC gene encoding ketol-acid reductoisomerase has translation MSNYFNTLTLRQQLAQLGVCRFMDRAEFADGCEALKGKKLVVIGCGAQGLNQGLNLRDSGLDVSYALRQEAITEKRQSWKRATENGFKVGTYEELIPTADLVINLTPDKQHTGVVKAIMPLMKKGAALGYSHGFNIVEEGTQIRKDLTVVMVAPKCPGTEVREEYKRGFGVPTLLAVHPENDPEGQGMAIAKAWAAGTGGHRAGVLQSSFVAEVKSDLMGEQTILCGMLQAGSLLCYDKMVAGGIEPGYAGKLIQFGWETVTEALKQGGITTMMDRLSNPAKIKAFELAEEMKGLLRSLFEKHMDDIISGAFSTGMMADWADNDVKLLTWRKETGASAFENAPAYTGAIAEQEYFDKGILMIAMVKAGVELAFETMVASGMNAKSAYYESLHELPLIANTVARKRLYEMNVVISDTAEYGNYLFANSAVPLLAEHVMPKVTLEVIGKGLATTCNGVDNLTLVQVNDAIRNHPIEIVGKELRGYMKDMKRIAVGG, from the coding sequence ATGAGCAACTACTTCAACACCCTGACGCTTCGTCAGCAGCTCGCCCAGCTGGGCGTGTGCCGCTTCATGGACCGTGCGGAGTTCGCCGACGGCTGCGAGGCCCTCAAGGGCAAGAAGCTGGTGGTCATCGGCTGCGGCGCCCAGGGCCTGAATCAGGGCCTGAACCTGCGCGACTCCGGTCTGGACGTGTCCTATGCCCTGCGCCAGGAGGCCATCACCGAGAAGCGTCAGTCCTGGAAGCGCGCCACCGAGAACGGCTTCAAGGTCGGCACCTACGAGGAGCTGATCCCCACCGCCGACCTGGTCATCAACCTCACCCCCGACAAGCAGCACACCGGCGTGGTCAAGGCCATCATGCCCCTCATGAAGAAGGGCGCCGCCCTGGGCTACTCCCACGGCTTCAACATCGTCGAAGAGGGCACCCAGATCCGCAAGGACCTGACTGTCGTGATGGTGGCTCCCAAGTGCCCCGGCACCGAGGTGCGTGAGGAATACAAGCGCGGCTTCGGCGTGCCGACCCTGCTGGCCGTCCACCCCGAGAACGATCCCGAGGGCCAGGGCATGGCCATCGCCAAGGCCTGGGCCGCGGGCACCGGCGGGCACCGCGCCGGTGTCCTCCAGTCCTCCTTCGTGGCCGAGGTCAAGTCCGACCTCATGGGCGAGCAGACCATCCTCTGCGGCATGCTGCAGGCCGGCTCCCTCCTCTGCTACGACAAGATGGTGGCCGGGGGCATCGAGCCCGGCTACGCCGGCAAGCTTATCCAGTTCGGCTGGGAGACCGTCACCGAGGCCCTGAAGCAGGGTGGCATCACCACCATGATGGACCGCCTCAGCAACCCCGCCAAGATCAAGGCTTTCGAGCTGGCCGAGGAGATGAAGGGCCTGCTGCGCAGCCTCTTCGAGAAGCACATGGATGACATCATCAGCGGTGCCTTCTCCACCGGCATGATGGCCGACTGGGCCGACAACGACGTCAAGCTGCTGACCTGGCGCAAGGAGACCGGTGCGAGCGCCTTCGAGAACGCCCCTGCCTACACCGGCGCCATCGCCGAGCAGGAGTACTTCGACAAGGGCATCCTCATGATCGCTATGGTCAAGGCGGGTGTGGAACTGGCCTTCGAGACCATGGTGGCCAGCGGCATGAACGCCAAGTCCGCCTACTACGAATCCCTCCACGAGCTGCCCCTCATCGCCAACACCGTGGCCCGCAAGCGGCTCTACGAGATGAACGTGGTGATCTCCGACACCGCCGAATACGGCAACTACCTCTTCGCCAACAGCGCCGTGCCCCTCCTGGCCGAGCACGTCATGCCCAAGGTCACCCTCGAGGTCATCGGCAAGGGCCTGGCCACCACCTGCAACGGCGTGGACAACCTCACCCTGGTCCAGGTCAACGACGCCATCCGCAACCACCCCATCGAGATCGTGGGTAAGGAACTGCGCGGCTACATGAAGGACATGAAGCGCATCGCCGTCGGCGGCTGA
- a CDS encoding DHA2 family efflux MFS transporter permease subunit yields the protein MGRKWIVGLTCMLGTFMEVLDTSVANVALPHMQGSFAAGTDEITWVITSYLVANAIVLPITGWLANFFGRKRLYLICLAIFTLASLLSGMAPSLWFLILMRVIQGLAGGAMVPMSQAITLDAFPAEEQGYGAALYGMGAICGPIAGPLLGGWLTDNWSWPWIFYINIPAGLFAFYLASAFVEDPPYLQKPEGRVDWQSLVFIAVGLGCLEVFLNRGERLDWFESGFVQLFAGMAFLGLGLFVWRSLTAEHPLVDLRMFRLREFWSGMLLIFLASFGMYGAFVCLPLFLQNLLNYTPTWAGIVLAPAGVASIVAMALAGALARKVDVRLLVGTGVLSLICAVWMLTHLSLQIGIAYMVIAWLFQGFGLGLVLVPLATETIKRVPAHLVGVSSGMFNLLRNEGGSVGIALSTTILAQRAQFHHARLAEWISPYHLSAQLGSVELGKHLYPWAGRDPHSTTQLAQGLMGAEVTRQAFVLSFVDVFAFLMLVFVIALPLVLLCKSPAKGQTAGKPLMH from the coding sequence GCCAACGCCATCGTGCTGCCCATCACCGGCTGGCTGGCCAACTTCTTCGGGCGCAAGCGGCTCTACCTCATCTGTCTGGCCATCTTCACCCTGGCCTCCCTCCTCTCGGGCATGGCGCCCTCCCTCTGGTTCCTGATCCTCATGCGGGTCATCCAGGGACTGGCCGGGGGCGCCATGGTGCCCATGAGCCAGGCCATCACCCTGGACGCCTTCCCGGCGGAGGAGCAGGGCTACGGCGCCGCACTCTACGGCATGGGCGCCATCTGCGGACCCATCGCCGGGCCCCTCCTGGGGGGCTGGCTCACGGACAACTGGTCCTGGCCCTGGATCTTCTACATCAACATCCCGGCGGGGCTCTTCGCCTTCTACCTGGCCTCCGCCTTTGTCGAGGACCCGCCCTACCTCCAGAAGCCCGAGGGGAGGGTGGACTGGCAGAGCCTGGTCTTCATCGCCGTGGGTCTGGGCTGCCTGGAGGTCTTCCTGAACCGGGGTGAGCGTCTGGACTGGTTCGAGAGCGGCTTTGTGCAGCTCTTCGCAGGGATGGCCTTCCTGGGTCTGGGCCTCTTCGTCTGGCGCTCCCTCACGGCGGAGCATCCCCTGGTGGACCTGAGGATGTTCCGCCTGCGGGAGTTCTGGAGCGGGATGCTGCTCATCTTCCTGGCGAGCTTCGGGATGTACGGGGCCTTCGTGTGCCTGCCCCTCTTCCTGCAGAACCTCCTCAACTACACCCCCACCTGGGCCGGTATCGTGCTGGCCCCTGCCGGGGTGGCCTCCATCGTGGCCATGGCCCTGGCGGGGGCCCTTGCCCGCAAGGTGGATGTCCGCCTCCTGGTGGGCACCGGGGTGCTCTCCCTCATCTGCGCCGTGTGGATGCTGACCCACCTGAGCCTGCAGATCGGCATCGCCTACATGGTGATCGCCTGGCTCTTCCAGGGCTTCGGCCTGGGCCTGGTGCTGGTGCCCCTGGCCACCGAGACCATCAAGCGGGTGCCCGCACACCTAGTGGGGGTCTCCTCGGGCATGTTCAACCTGCTGCGCAACGAGGGGGGCAGCGTGGGCATCGCCCTCTCCACCACGATCCTGGCCCAGCGGGCCCAGTTCCACCACGCCCGGCTGGCGGAGTGGATCAGCCCCTACCACCTCTCGGCCCAGCTGGGGTCCGTGGAGCTGGGCAAGCACCTCTATCCCTGGGCCGGACGGGATCCCCACTCCACCACCCAACTGGCCCAGGGCCTCATGGGGGCCGAAGTGACGCGCCAGGCCTTCGTCCTCAGCTTCGTGGATGTCTTCGCCTTCCTCATGCTGGTCTTCGTCATCGCCCTGCCCCTGGTGCTCCTCTGCAAGAGCCCGGCTAAGGGCCAGACCGCGGGGAAGCCCCTCATGCACTGA